One Onychostoma macrolepis isolate SWU-2019 chromosome 10, ASM1243209v1, whole genome shotgun sequence genomic region harbors:
- the r3hcc1 gene encoding R3H and coiled-coil domain-containing protein 1 yields the protein METGFNNSRRARRPDKAIYIPRVMRHKIDLEQPNLKESSVGSSSDVAKDPLVTNQKPEVDSTGQSLGDEEFVQLSRSGPSPWPPAWDQTVSFFTSLTLDDETDETCANNTDLPTDATLQQQDVDESLLSEIKAKLKHEDITILNTCVDFPAYANIWLDPQEFSHVIEIYDFPAMFKTDDLLDAFADYSEGGMKIKWVDNTHALGVFSSQAAATQALSLKHPILKTRTLLEGSQKAKWKATRHAEFIQPVKERPRTDTVVARRMVTRALGLRGRRCEMRNNFN from the exons ATGGAGACCGGCTTCAACAACAGTCGGAGAGCCAGACGGCCAGACAAGGCTATTTACATTCCGCGTGTTATGAGACATAAGATAGATCTGGAACAACCGAATCTCAAGGAATCATCTGTGGGATCCTCCTCTGACGTTGCTAAGGATCCTCTTGTAACCAATCAGAagccagaggtggacagtaCTGGCCAGTCACTGGGCGATGAGGAGTTTGTGCAGCTTTCGAGGTCGGGTCCGTCACCGTGGCCTCCAGCCTGGGACCAGACTGTGTCTTTCTTCACATCTTTGACGTTAGATGATGAAACAGATGAAACCTGTGCCAACAACACGGACCTTCCCACTGATGCCACACTCCAGCAGCAGGACGTTGATGAAAGTTTGCTCTCTGAG ATCAAAGCCAAGCTCAAACATGAGGACATCACCATACTCAACACCTGCGTTGATTTCCCAGCCTATGCAAACATCTGGCTGGACCCACAGGAGTTCAGCCACGTCATTGAGATCTACGACTTTCCTGCCATGTTTAAAACTGACGACCTGCTTGATGCCTTTGCTGACTATAG TGAAGGGGGGATGAAGATCAAGTGGGTGGATAACACTCATGCTCTCGGTGTATTTTCAAGTCAGGCGGCAG CTACACAGGCACTGTCCCTCAAACATCCCATACTGAAGACCCGCACGCTGCTAGAGGGGAGCCAGAAAGCAAAGTGGAAAGCCACCAGACATGCAG AGTTCATTCAGCCGGTGAAGGAAAGGCCTCGGACGGACACAGTGGTGGCTCGCAGGATGGTGACCAGAGCGCTGGGCTTGAGGGGGAGACGCTGTGAAATGAGAAACAACTTCAACTGA
- the golga7 gene encoding golgin subfamily A member 7: MAETHSLQDLRQAAVASKVFVQRDYTSGTICKFQTKFPAELESRIDKQQFEETVQTLNNLYAEAEKLGGRSYLEGCLACLTAYTIFLCMETHYEKMLKKIAKYIQEQNEKIYAPLGLLLTDPIERGLRVVEITIFEDRSIGSR; encoded by the exons ATGGCGGAG ACGCACAGCTTGCAGGACCTGCGGCAAGCAGCCGTCGCCTCCAAGGTTTTTGTTCAGAGAGACTACACCTCTGGAACCATCTGCAAGTTCCAGACCAAGTTCCCAGCAGAGCTGGAGAGCAGG ATTGACAAGCAGCAGTTTGAGGAGACCGTACAGACCCTGAATAATCTCTATGCAGAGGCGGAAAAGTTGGGTGGCAGGTCATATCTGGAGGGCTGTCTGGCCTGTCTCACTGCATACACAATCTTCCTCTGCATGGAGACCCACTATGAGAAG ATGCTGAAAAAGATTGCCAAGTACATCCAGGAGCAGAATGAGAAGATCTACGCTCCTCTTGGGCTTCTCCTGACTGACCCCATAGAGAGGGGCCTCAGGGTT GTGGAGATCACTATTTTTGAGGATAGAAGTATTGGTTCAAGATAA
- the sfrp1b gene encoding secreted frizzled-related protein 1b: MKNLLPKLWIFIAPVVFLPLLNAAEYEYQYTWKPETWVHGYGKSPQCMEIPEDLRLCFNVGYHQMLLPNLLEHETIAEVKQQAGSWVPLVHKACHPGTQVFLCSLFAPVCLDRPIYPCRWLCEAVRDSCTPIMQAFGFPWPEMLNCEKFPLGDVCISMNTTSSNDTDKSPGVPSVCPPCDNEMNTDAILEHMCASEFAIKTKIKEVKTDNLDRKVILQKKRKAVKLGNLKKQDLKQLVLYLKNGADCPCQQLENLGNNYLIMGRSVGKQYILTGIHKWDKSSKEFKKALKKLKSHKCPVFEAVFK, from the exons ATGAAGAACCTTCTCCCCAAGCTGTGGATCTTCATCGCTCCAGTTGTCTTCCTCCCTTTGCTCAACGCTGCCGAGTATGAGTACCAGTACACCTGGAAACCCGAGACGTGGGTGCACGGTTACGGCAAAAGCCCACAGTGCATGGAAATTCCCGAGGACCTGAGGTTGTGTTTTAATGTGGGCTACCACCAGATGCTGCTTCCCAATTTGCTGGAGCATGAAACCATAGCGGAGGTGAAGCAGCAAGCGGGCAGCTGGGTTCCTCTGGTGCACAAAGCCTGTCACCCCGGCACACAAGTGTTCCTCTGTTCGCTCTTCGCCCCTGTGTGCCTCGACAGACCCATATATCCGTGCCGCTGGCTGTGCGAGGCTGTCCGGGACAGTTGCACCCCTATTATGCAGGCGTTTGGGTTCCCTTGGCCTGAAATGCTCAACTGTGAAAAGTTTCCCCTGGGCGACGTGTGCATTTCTATGAACACCACCAGCAGCAATGATACGGACAAATCCCCAG GTGTCCCTTCTGTTTGTCCGCCATGTGACAATGAGATGAACACAGATGCAATTCTGGAACACATGTGTGCCAGTGAATTTg caATCAAGACGAAGATTAAGGAAGTCAAAACAGACAACTTAGACCGAAAAGTCATTCTGCAAAAAAAGAGGAAGGCGGTGAAGCTTGGAAATCTGAAAAAGCAGGACCTAAAGCAGCTTGTACTTTACCTGAAAAATGGAGCAGACTGTCCATGCCAACAACTGGAAAACCTAGGGAACAACTACTTAATCATGGGCCGCAGTGTGGGGAAACAGTATATATTGACAGGCATTCATAAGTGGGACAAATCTAGCAAAGAATTTAAGAAGGCCcttaaaaaacttaaaagccATAAATGTCCAGTTTTTGAGGCAGTGTTCAAGTGA